In one Procambarus clarkii isolate CNS0578487 chromosome 87, FALCON_Pclarkii_2.0, whole genome shotgun sequence genomic region, the following are encoded:
- the LOC123746938 gene encoding uncharacterized protein has translation MVPSSVLVRVMVPSSVLVRVMVPSSVLVRVMVPSSVLVRVMVPSSVLVRVMVPSSVLVRVMVPSSVLVRVMVPSSVLVRVMVPSSVLVRVMVPSSVLVRVMVPSSVLVRVMVPSSVLVRVMVPSSVLVRVIVPSTVSWFV, from the coding sequence ATGGTGCCCTCCAGTGTCTTGGTTCGTGTGATGGTGCCCTCCAGTGTCTTGGTTCGTGTGATGGTGCCCTCCAGTGTCTTGGTTCGTGTGATGGTGCCCTCCAGTGTCTTGGTTCGTGTGATGGTGCCCTCCAGTGTCTTGGTTCGTGTGATGGTGCCCTCCAGTGTCTTGGTTCGTGTTATGGTGCCCTCCAGTGTCTTGGTTCGTGTGATGGTGCCCTCCAGTGTCTTGGTTCGTGTGATGGTGCCCTCCAGTGTCTTGGTTCGTGTGATGGTGCCCTCCAGTGTCTTGGTTCGTGTGATGGTGCCCTCCAGTGTCTTGGTTCGTGTGATGGTGCCCTCCAGTGTCTTGGTTCGTGTGATGGTGCCCTCCAGTGTCTTGGTTCGTGTTATTGTGCCCTCCACAGTGTCTTGGTTCGTGTGA